One window of the Macaca thibetana thibetana isolate TM-01 chromosome 1, ASM2454274v1, whole genome shotgun sequence genome contains the following:
- the GPN2 gene encoding GPN-loop GTPase 2: protein MAGAAPTTAFGQAVIGPPGSGKTTYCLGMSEFLRALGRRVAVVNLDPANEGLPYECAVDVGELVGLGDVMDALRLGPNGGLLYCMEYLEANLDWLRAKLDPLRGHYFLFDCPGQVELCTHHGALRSIFSQMAQWDLRLTAVHLVDSHYCTDPAKFISVLCTSLATMLHVELPHINLLSKMDLIEHYGKLAFNLDYYTEVLDLSYLLDHLASDPFFRHYRQLNEKLVQLIEDYSLVSFIPLNIQDKESIQRVLQAVDKANGYCFGAQEQRSLEAMMSAAMGADFHFSSTLGIQEKYLAPSNQSVEQEAMQL from the exons ATGGCGGGGGCCGCTCCGACCACGGCCTTCGGGCAGGCGGTGATCGGCCCTCCGGGCTCAGGGAAGACCACGTACTGTCTGGGCATGAGTGAGTTCCTGCGCGCGCTGGGCCGGCGCGTGGCCGTGGTGAACCTGGACCCGGCCAACGAGGGGCTGCCGTACGAGTGTGCCGTGGACGTAGGCGAACTGGTGGGGCTGGGCGACGTGATGGACGCGCTGCGCCTGGGTCCCAACGGCGGACTGCTCTACTGCATGGAGTACCTGGAAGCCAACCTGGACTGGTTGCGTGCCAAGCTGGACCCCCTCCGCGGCCACTACTTCCTCTTCGACTGCCCAGGACAGGTGGAGCTCTGCACGCATCACGGCGCCCTGCGCAGCATCTTCTCCCAAATGGCGCAGTGGGACCTCAGG CTGACTGCCGTCCACCTGGTGGATTCTCACTACTGCACAGACCCTGCCAAGTTCATTTCAGTACTGTGTACCTCCCTGGCCACCATGCTGCACGTGGAGCTGCCCCACATCAACCTCCTTTCCAAGATGGACCTCATTGAGCATTATGGGAAGCTGG CCTTCAACCTGGACTACTACACAGAGGTTCTGGACCTCTCCTACCTGCTTGACCACCTGGCTTCTGACCCTTTCTTCCGCCACTACCGCCAGCTCAATGAGAAGCTAGTGCAGCTCATCGAAGACTATAGCCTGGTGTCCTTTATCCCTCTGAACATCCAG GACAAGGAGAGCATCCAGCGAGTCCTGCAGGCTGTAGATAAAGCCAATGGATACTGTTTCGGAGCCCAAGAGCAGCGAAGCCTAGAGGCCATGATGTCTGCCGCAATGGGAGCCGACTTCCATTTCTCTTC CACACTGGGCATCCAGGAGAAGTACCTGGCACCCTCGAACCAGTCAGTGGAGCAGGAAGCCATGCAGCTATAG
- the GPATCH3 gene encoding G patch domain-containing protein 3, translating into MAVPGEAEEEATVYLVVSGIPSVLRSAHLRSYFSQFREERGGGFLCFHYRHRPERAPPQAAPNSALTPTGPAAGGQLLAQTSATDVRPLSTRDSAPIQTRTCCCVISVRGLVQAQRLLRMYSGRRWLDSHGTWLPGRCLIRRLRLPTEASGLGSFSFKTRKEMQSRKAENEAFTLADLKQLPELNPPVLMPNGNVGTPLRVFLELIRACRLPPRIITQLQLQFPKTGSSRRYGNVPFEYEDAETVEQEELVYTAEGEEIPQGTCLADIPASPCGEPEEEARKEEEEESHSDDDNDRGEEWERHEALHEDVTRQERTTEQLFEEEIELKWEKGGSGLVFYTDAQFWQEEEGDFDEQTADDWDVDMSVYYDRDGGDKDARDSVQMRLEQRLRDGQEDGSVIERQVGTFERHTKGIGRKVMERQGWAEGQGLGSRCSGVPEALDGDGQHPRCKRGLGYHGEKLQPFGQLKRPRRNGLGLISTIYDEPLPQDQTESLLRRQPPTSMKFRTDMAFVRGSSCASDSPSLPD; encoded by the exons ATGGCGGTGCCCGGCGAGGCGGAGGAGGAAGCGACAGTTTACCTGGTAGTGAGCGGTATCCCCTCCGTGTTGCGCTCGGCCCATTTACGGAGCTACTTTAGCCAGTTCCGAGAAGAGCGCGGCGGTGGCTTCCTCTGTTTCCACTACCGGCATCGGCCTGAGCGGGCCCCTCCGCAGGCCGCTCCTAACTCTGCCCTAACTCCTACGGGCCCAGCCGCTGGGGGCCAGCTTCTCGCTCAGACTTCGGCCACCGATGTCCGGCCTCTCTCCACTCGAGACTCTGCTCCGATCCAGACCCGCACCTGCTGCTGCGTCATCTCGGTAAGGGGGTTGGTTCAAGCTCAGAGGCTTCTTCGCATGTACTCGGGCCGCCGGTGGCTGGATTCTCACGGGACTTGGCTACCGGGTCGCTGTCTCATCCGCAGACTTCGGCTACCTACGGAGGCATCAG GTTTGGGCTCCTTTTCCTTTAAGACCCGGAAGGAAATGCAGAGTCGGAAGGCTGAGAATGAAGCCTTCACCCTGGCTGACCTGAAGCAGCTGCCAGAGCTGAACCCACCGGTGCTGATGCCCAATGGGAATGTGGGGACTCCCCTGCGGGTCTTTTTGGAGTTGATCCGGGCCTGCCGCCTACCCCCTCGGATCATCACCCAGCTGCAGCTCCAGTTCCCCAAGACAGGTTCCTCCCGGCGCTACGGCAATGTGCCTTTTGAGTATGAGGACGCAGAGACTGTGGAGCAGGAAGAGCTTGTGTATACAGCAGAGGGTGAGGAAATACCCCAGGGAACCTGCCTGGCAGATATACCAGCCAGCCCCTGTGGAGAGCCtgaggaagaagcaaggaaggaagaggaagaagagtctCACTCAGATGAC GACAATGACCGGGGTGAGGAATGGGAACGGCATGAAGCGCTGCATGAGGACGTGACCAGGCAGGAGCGGACCACTGAACAGCTCTTTGAGGAGGAGATTGAGCTCAAGTGGGAGAAGGGTGGCTCTGGCCTGGTGTTTTATACCGATGCCCAGTTCtggcaggaggaagaaggag ATTTTGATGAACAGACAGCCGATGACTGGGATGTGGACATGAGCGTGTACTATGACAGAG ATGGTGGAGACAAGGATGCCCGAGACTCTGTCCAAATGCGTCTGGAACAGAGACTCCGAGATGGGCAGGAAGATGGCTCTGTGATCGAACGCCAGGTGGGCACCTTTGAGCGCCACACCAAG GGCATTGGGCGGAAGGTGATGGAGCggcagggctgggctgagggCCAGGGCCTGGGCAGCAGGTGTTCAGGGGTGCCTGAGGCCCTGGATGGTGATGGCCAACACCCCAGATGCAAGCGTGGATTGGG GTACCATGGAGAGAAGCTGCAGCCATTTGGGCAACTGAAGAGGCCCCGTAGAAATGGCCTGGGGCTCATCTCCACCATCTATGATGAGCCTCTACCCCAGGACCAGACGGAGTCACTGCTCCGCCGCCAGCCACCCACCAGCATGAAGTTTCGGACAGACATGGCCTTTGTGAGGGGTTCCAGTTGTGCTTCAGACAGCCCCTCATTGCCTGATTGA